The following coding sequences lie in one Thalassoglobus polymorphus genomic window:
- a CDS encoding ABC transporter permease subunit, whose translation MTELPLLLAQAAEGAITPPYTVLLIGWIVFLVGLIVFNFSSRAGTIARATTKEALRQPIFFLMTGAAILVMVANYYIPFFSMGEDTKMYIDCGLAMTLICALSLSVWTASTSVAEEIEGKTAMTLLSKPINRRQFVLGKYVGILQSAVIMLVVLGTLFFFFTYFKFGYDQTESGKGGADIFFYRSVGWLPFQIPYLTQERFNVARTILPGLTLIAMEVCVLTAVSVAISTRMPMLVNISTCFSLFVIGHLSPILVQAKDQNVFVKFFAQALATILPSLEHFNMSAAISTGKVIPMDYIGFAAMYCLAYVIAMIMLAFLMFEDRDLA comes from the coding sequence ATGACTGAACTTCCTCTGCTTCTCGCACAAGCGGCAGAAGGAGCGATCACACCTCCGTATACCGTTTTGTTGATTGGGTGGATCGTTTTTCTTGTGGGTTTGATCGTATTTAACTTCTCGTCGCGAGCCGGAACGATTGCTCGAGCGACAACGAAAGAGGCCCTGCGCCAACCGATTTTCTTCCTCATGACCGGGGCAGCGATTCTGGTCATGGTCGCCAACTACTATATTCCCTTCTTCTCCATGGGGGAAGACACAAAGATGTACATCGACTGCGGCTTGGCGATGACTCTGATTTGTGCCTTGTCCCTCTCTGTCTGGACGGCAAGTACCAGTGTTGCAGAGGAAATTGAAGGCAAAACAGCAATGACATTGCTGTCCAAACCGATCAACAGACGACAATTCGTGCTGGGGAAATACGTCGGGATCCTGCAGTCAGCAGTGATCATGCTGGTGGTTCTAGGGACTCTCTTCTTTTTCTTCACCTACTTCAAATTTGGCTATGACCAAACAGAATCGGGAAAAGGCGGAGCTGACATCTTTTTCTATCGCAGCGTAGGATGGCTTCCATTCCAGATCCCCTACCTCACCCAGGAACGATTCAACGTTGCACGCACCATCCTCCCGGGACTCACATTGATTGCGATGGAAGTCTGTGTTCTCACTGCAGTCAGCGTAGCTATTTCAACTCGCATGCCAATGCTCGTCAACATCAGCACTTGCTTCTCGCTCTTTGTGATCGGCCACTTGTCGCCGATTCTTGTGCAAGCGAAAGACCAGAACGTGTTTGTGAAATTTTTCGCACAAGCTCTGGCAACGATCCTCCCATCCCTGGAGCACTTCAATATGTCTGCGGCGATTTCGACAGGAAAGGTCATCCCGATGGATTACATCGGATTCGCGGCGATGTACTGCCTGGCGTATGTCATTGCGATGATTATGCTGGCATTTCTGATGTTCGAGGATCGAGACTTGGCGTAA
- a CDS encoding ferritin-like domain-containing protein, whose protein sequence is MSEDQMKQIIDELKIAYWMEMETVMNYLSNSINLDGVRAEEIKKSLDADIQEELTHAQTLAQRIKTLSGIVPGSKEFKATQESLQPPAKLTDVVSVIKGVIDAENGAISQYNKLIQLCDGVDYVTQDLCIQALGDEEQHRREFQGYLAEYEG, encoded by the coding sequence ATGTCAGAAGATCAGATGAAACAGATTATTGACGAATTAAAGATCGCTTACTGGATGGAAATGGAGACGGTCATGAACTACCTCTCCAATTCCATTAATTTGGATGGCGTTCGGGCTGAAGAGATCAAGAAGTCTCTTGATGCAGACATTCAGGAAGAACTCACCCACGCACAGACTCTCGCGCAACGTATCAAAACGCTCAGCGGAATTGTCCCGGGAAGCAAAGAGTTCAAAGCAACTCAAGAATCGCTGCAACCCCCTGCGAAACTCACCGATGTTGTCTCTGTCATTAAAGGTGTGATCGATGCCGAAAACGGGGCGATCTCACAATACAACAAATTGATTCAGCTATGTGATGGAGTTGATTACGTCACACAGGATCTTTGTATCCAGGCACTCGGCGACGAAGAACAGCACCGCAGAGAATTCCAAGGCTATCTTGCAGAATACGAAGGCTAA
- a CDS encoding bile acid:sodium symporter family protein has translation MLQRYLLFWLVLSSVVAGVWPNDVPDPFLISKTWLGGLVAVVMFCVGTLLPKDEVLNVLKRWPLVIGGTAIQYAAMPFLAWLMATKVFGFTGDLMIGVILVGCVPGAMASNVLTMVARGNVSYSVGLTTSATLLSPLIVPIAMKLTLGKAVDAELLTNTAITLVKQVVIPVIAGFTLAQVSQTVAKYASKFSGTVANFSILWIIAVVVAVNRDNIQQLPLMLMWALLLINLGGYLCGQLGGRVLGIDSGMRRALMLEIGMQNAGIGASLAKTLFPDQPEIALPCGLFAFGCMTTGTIFAEILKHFPPPETSQSSEKQTALTATAEETIK, from the coding sequence ATGCTGCAGCGTTACCTTCTTTTTTGGCTCGTCTTGAGTTCGGTTGTTGCCGGGGTCTGGCCCAATGATGTTCCGGACCCTTTTCTGATCAGCAAAACATGGCTCGGTGGACTCGTCGCTGTCGTGATGTTTTGTGTCGGAACACTCCTCCCAAAAGACGAGGTTCTTAACGTCCTGAAGCGGTGGCCACTCGTAATCGGCGGGACGGCAATTCAATATGCAGCGATGCCATTTCTGGCATGGCTGATGGCAACAAAAGTCTTCGGCTTCACCGGAGACTTAATGATCGGCGTCATCCTCGTCGGTTGTGTCCCGGGGGCGATGGCTTCGAACGTGTTGACAATGGTCGCACGCGGAAACGTCAGTTACTCCGTCGGGCTGACAACATCCGCCACGCTGCTCTCTCCGTTGATCGTTCCGATTGCGATGAAGCTGACTCTCGGGAAAGCTGTCGACGCTGAACTTCTCACGAACACAGCGATTACACTCGTCAAACAAGTAGTGATCCCGGTCATTGCCGGGTTTACTCTTGCTCAAGTGAGTCAAACAGTAGCGAAGTACGCTTCGAAATTCTCAGGGACTGTCGCGAACTTCAGTATCCTCTGGATTATTGCAGTCGTTGTTGCGGTAAATCGTGACAACATCCAACAGTTGCCGCTCATGCTGATGTGGGCACTGCTGCTGATCAATCTCGGTGGTTACCTCTGTGGACAACTCGGAGGGCGCGTGCTCGGGATTGACTCAGGAATGCGTCGTGCTCTCATGCTCGAAATTGGCATGCAGAACGCCGGAATCGGTGCAAGCCTCGCCAAGACGCTGTTCCCTGATCAGCCTGAAATCGCCCTGCCCTGCGGTCTGTTCGCTTTTGGTTGCATGACCACCGGGACAATCTTTGCCGAGATCCTGAAACACTTCCCACCGCCAGAAACCAGTCAAAGTTCTGAGAAGCAAACGGCCTTAACAGCGACAGCGGAAGAGACCATCAAATAA
- a CDS encoding MBL fold metallo-hydrolase gives MLARRELFPNVIEMNYQARRQLGCCVYLVFDQNEWGLIDIGYEDTFHDIIEMIRQMDFPLSQCKYLVATHADVDHVQGLKLAKDLMPDAKVLAHPQAAKLLSEGDRIMTYAEITAQGISIDLPTVETDQTINEGDVLEIGNLKLDVWHTPGHAPAQLAFRMGNLLLSGDNIYRDGCVGNIDAHHGSDIPAFIRSLTRIKESDVEWLLPSHGPSFKKDNKQLQETIDRLEKYQHMADFGTCAVDWPLLDEWDEELARG, from the coding sequence ATGTTAGCGCGGCGAGAACTGTTCCCAAACGTGATCGAGATGAATTATCAAGCCCGGAGGCAACTTGGATGTTGTGTCTATCTGGTGTTTGATCAAAACGAATGGGGGCTCATCGATATCGGCTACGAGGACACTTTCCACGACATCATCGAGATGATCCGGCAAATGGACTTCCCGCTTTCCCAGTGTAAATACCTTGTGGCAACACATGCCGACGTCGATCATGTCCAAGGCTTGAAACTGGCTAAAGATCTCATGCCGGATGCAAAAGTTCTTGCGCATCCGCAAGCGGCGAAGCTACTCTCCGAGGGCGATCGAATCATGACCTATGCAGAGATCACTGCGCAGGGAATCTCTATCGATTTGCCGACCGTTGAGACGGATCAGACAATCAATGAAGGGGATGTGCTGGAAATTGGAAACCTGAAACTCGACGTTTGGCACACACCCGGTCATGCCCCTGCTCAGCTGGCATTTCGCATGGGAAATCTTTTACTCTCGGGAGATAACATCTACCGTGATGGCTGTGTCGGGAACATTGACGCCCACCACGGGTCCGACATCCCGGCGTTCATCCGATCGTTAACACGCATCAAAGAGAGTGATGTCGAATGGTTGCTCCCCAGCCACGGACCGTCATTCAAGAAAGATAACAAGCAGTTGCAAGAGACAATCGATCGTCTTGAAAAGTATCAACACATGGCAGACTTCGGGACATGTGCCGTCGATTGGCCGTTGCTTGATGAATGGGACGAAGAACTGGCGCGGGGATAA
- a CDS encoding HpcH/HpaI aldolase family protein, with amino-acid sequence MKKNPVKVALRAGEPQVGTWLSFGDLTATRLLARVGFPWLTIDLEHSPIDWNQAAMLIGAIADAGCVPLVRVPEGRHDHIKRVLDAGAHGIIVPMVNTVEQAKAAIAAAKYPPQGNRSVGGATHALNFDATAGDYYKYANDEILVVLQTESPEGVDNAEEIYALEGVDAIFVGPNDLRAQMRTPDGTDPTVEEFEAMLARIVAAGKKTGTPVGLHVQTIDDVNQRVAEGWQFIALGSDLKMLVTQAQELISGLNPEEEASDLARY; translated from the coding sequence ATGAAAAAGAATCCAGTAAAAGTGGCTCTAAGAGCCGGTGAGCCACAAGTTGGTACCTGGCTGAGCTTTGGTGATTTGACAGCAACTCGTTTACTGGCACGGGTCGGGTTCCCCTGGCTGACGATTGACCTCGAACACTCTCCAATTGACTGGAATCAAGCGGCGATGCTCATCGGTGCCATCGCAGATGCCGGTTGTGTTCCACTGGTACGTGTTCCCGAAGGTCGACACGATCATATCAAACGCGTCCTCGATGCCGGGGCTCATGGAATCATTGTCCCAATGGTGAATACTGTTGAACAGGCGAAGGCTGCCATCGCTGCCGCAAAGTATCCTCCACAAGGAAATCGCTCAGTCGGCGGAGCAACTCATGCTTTGAATTTCGACGCCACAGCCGGGGACTATTACAAATACGCCAACGATGAGATTCTGGTCGTTTTGCAAACCGAATCCCCAGAAGGTGTCGACAATGCTGAAGAGATTTACGCTCTGGAAGGGGTGGACGCAATCTTCGTTGGGCCGAATGATTTAAGAGCACAAATGAGAACACCGGACGGAACTGACCCGACTGTCGAAGAATTCGAAGCGATGCTCGCTCGAATTGTCGCAGCCGGAAAGAAAACCGGGACACCCGTCGGTTTACACGTCCAAACTATTGACGACGTGAATCAACGAGTCGCTGAAGGTTGGCAGTTCATCGCATTGGGTAGCGATTTGAAAATGCTGGTCACACAGGCACAAGAGTTGATTTCCGGTCTGAATCCAGAAGAAGAAGCGAGCGACCTCGCTCGATATTAA
- the cimA gene encoding citramalate synthase has translation MYVQLYDTTLRDGSQGEGVNFSLQDKLLITKKLDEMGFDYIEGGYPLSNEKDFEYFQQVQSLSLKHAKVCAFGMTRRRGVEAKDDTGMQALTSSKAPVCTVVGKTSDLHVTEVLRVDLEENIAMIRDSLSYLKSEGREVLYDAEHFFDGFIANPEYALSTVRAAQEAGADMVVCCDTNGGTLPEQIAEILAQVQKELSIPLGIHCHNDCDVAVANSLAGVDAGAKQVQGTINGIGERCGNADLVSVAANLSLKKEGYEVLTAGAGLTHLTELSRYVYEMANMNFRVNQAFVGRSAFAHKGGMHVHAVNRIAHSYEHINPETVGNERRILVSELSGRSNIVALTTKFKLDSDKELMGTILEQVQELESQGYQFEAAEASFDLLVKKLAKTYEPKFQRIHYRVNVETARQENPLTEATVKVKIAGGGEVRHEVGEGDGPVNALDTALRKALIPYYPGLEEMTLVDYKVRVINSAEGTAASVRVVIESKDDQDVWSTIGVSENIIEASWLALVDAIEYKLFKDDGELQG, from the coding sequence ATGTACGTTCAACTTTATGACACAACTCTTCGCGATGGCAGCCAAGGTGAAGGAGTGAATTTCTCCCTCCAGGATAAGCTGCTCATCACTAAAAAGCTGGACGAAATGGGTTTCGATTATATTGAAGGTGGATACCCACTTTCGAACGAAAAAGACTTCGAATACTTTCAGCAGGTTCAGTCTTTGAGTTTGAAGCATGCCAAAGTGTGTGCCTTCGGGATGACTCGCCGACGTGGCGTCGAAGCCAAAGACGATACCGGGATGCAGGCCCTCACTTCCTCAAAAGCACCAGTCTGTACTGTCGTTGGAAAAACATCGGATTTGCACGTCACCGAGGTCTTGCGAGTGGACCTTGAAGAGAACATCGCGATGATTCGGGATTCACTCTCGTATTTGAAATCAGAAGGCCGCGAAGTCCTTTATGATGCCGAACACTTCTTTGATGGATTCATCGCCAATCCCGAGTACGCACTCAGTACCGTTCGGGCTGCTCAAGAAGCCGGTGCAGATATGGTTGTCTGTTGCGATACGAATGGCGGAACGCTGCCCGAGCAAATCGCTGAGATCCTGGCACAAGTCCAGAAAGAACTCTCTATTCCTCTGGGCATCCACTGTCACAATGATTGTGACGTGGCTGTTGCCAACTCACTCGCTGGTGTTGATGCGGGAGCGAAACAGGTTCAGGGAACGATCAACGGGATCGGAGAACGCTGCGGAAACGCCGATCTCGTGAGCGTGGCAGCGAACCTTTCTCTGAAGAAAGAAGGCTACGAAGTCCTCACCGCTGGTGCCGGGTTGACGCACCTGACAGAACTGTCTCGCTATGTCTACGAGATGGCGAACATGAACTTCCGAGTCAATCAGGCGTTCGTTGGTCGCAGTGCCTTTGCTCACAAAGGGGGCATGCATGTCCATGCAGTCAACCGCATTGCCCATAGCTACGAGCACATCAATCCGGAAACCGTTGGGAACGAGCGAAGAATTCTCGTCAGCGAACTTTCTGGGCGCTCAAACATCGTTGCCTTAACAACCAAGTTTAAACTCGATTCCGATAAAGAACTGATGGGGACAATTCTGGAGCAAGTGCAGGAGTTGGAAAGTCAGGGGTATCAGTTCGAAGCGGCTGAGGCTTCTTTTGACTTGCTTGTGAAGAAGCTGGCGAAAACCTACGAGCCAAAGTTTCAGCGAATACACTATCGAGTGAATGTGGAGACTGCCAGACAGGAAAATCCACTGACCGAAGCGACCGTGAAAGTGAAAATCGCTGGAGGAGGAGAAGTTCGCCACGAAGTCGGTGAAGGAGATGGTCCTGTCAATGCCTTGGACACAGCCTTGCGTAAGGCGTTGATTCCATACTATCCCGGTCTCGAAGAGATGACACTTGTCGACTACAAAGTCCGCGTCATCAACTCTGCTGAGGGAACCGCCGCAAGTGTTCGCGTCGTCATCGAAAGCAAGGACGACCAGGACGTCTGGAGTACCATCGGCGTTAGCGAGAACATCATTGAGGCCAGCTGGCTCGCGCTTGTTGATGCGATTGAGTACAAACTCTTCAAAGACGACGGTGAGCTACAAGGGTAA
- a CDS encoding sialidase family protein: protein MPLPKTFRTAIQCSLITVALLCVQTAQAEEHPSIEVSEFVFEDVPFPQCHASTIIEKPTGGLMAAWFGGTREKDKDVGIWVSEKDSSGNWSAPVEVANGIQHDDLRYPCWNPVLVNNHDEPGKISLYYKCGPSPSEWWGMLMTHDEKGWSFPRRLPEGIDGPVKNKPLRLEDGTLLCGSSTEYDGWRVHFEVTKDDGKTWKRIGPINDGKEFNIIQPSILQHKDGSLQILCRSREGSVVTSWSKDQGQTWSKPERTSLPNPNSGTDAVTLQDGRQLIVYNDTPKGRSPLNVAISEDGIHWENKVTLESEKGEYSYPAVIQAKNGDIHITYTWKRQRIKHVALDPEKL, encoded by the coding sequence ATGCCATTACCTAAAACCTTCCGGACTGCGATTCAATGCTCACTGATCACGGTCGCTCTGCTTTGCGTTCAAACTGCTCAAGCAGAGGAACATCCATCAATCGAAGTGTCAGAATTCGTGTTTGAAGATGTCCCCTTTCCACAATGTCACGCTTCGACCATTATTGAAAAACCAACAGGCGGCTTGATGGCCGCCTGGTTTGGTGGGACTCGCGAAAAAGATAAAGACGTCGGCATCTGGGTTTCAGAAAAAGATTCCAGCGGCAACTGGTCTGCCCCCGTTGAAGTGGCGAACGGAATTCAACACGACGATCTTCGCTACCCCTGTTGGAACCCGGTTCTAGTGAATAACCATGACGAACCGGGAAAAATTTCCTTGTACTACAAATGCGGTCCCAGCCCGAGTGAATGGTGGGGAATGCTCATGACGCACGACGAAAAAGGCTGGTCCTTTCCGAGGCGTCTTCCCGAAGGAATCGACGGTCCGGTGAAGAACAAACCGCTTCGCCTTGAAGATGGGACTCTCCTTTGTGGTTCATCGACAGAATATGATGGCTGGCGCGTCCATTTCGAAGTCACAAAAGATGACGGAAAAACCTGGAAACGAATCGGACCGATCAACGACGGCAAAGAGTTCAACATCATTCAACCAAGTATCTTGCAGCACAAAGATGGCTCGCTGCAAATCCTCTGTCGATCAAGAGAAGGAAGCGTGGTTACCAGTTGGTCAAAAGACCAAGGACAAACCTGGTCCAAGCCAGAACGGACTTCACTCCCGAATCCAAACTCTGGAACTGATGCCGTTACGCTGCAAGATGGTCGGCAGCTTATTGTCTACAACGATACCCCCAAAGGGAGATCTCCGCTCAACGTGGCGATCAGTGAAGATGGCATTCACTGGGAGAACAAGGTCACTCTGGAATCCGAGAAAGGTGAGTACTCCTACCCCGCTGTGATTCAGGCGAAGAACGGCGACATCCACATCACCTACACCTGGAAGCGTCAACGCATTAAACACGTGGCACTCGATCCAGAGAAGCTGTAG
- a CDS encoding sulfatase-like hydrolase/transferase, with protein MLTTATIPQLIYTPQLQADAKTPNIILIMADDMGYECVGANGGETYKTPHLDELAASGMRFENCFSQPLCTPSRVQIMTGIYNSRNYKEFGLLPEGSVTFGNVLRDGGYNTCIVGKWQLKGGFEGPNKFGFDEYCLWQLTRRGNRYPNPGLEVNHHEKDYRNGEYGPDIVSDYACDYIKRKADDDKPFFVYYPMILPHWPFEPTPDSEEWDPKARVNDDTEKGANKKSKKFFIDMVHYVDKIVGKIVKQLEDSGVRDETLILFTGDNGTYESIVSQFQGRDWRGGKRYMTDNGTRTTLIASWPKGITAGTINRDLLDFSDILPTLAEAGAADIPKNLKLSGRSFYPQLKGEKGTPREWVYCWYFRNGTPVDGGQKHAAGEFARNERYKLYKTGQFYDVSTDFYEQSPLSIDKLSDEQASIRKKLQQVIKEQTRENFDKKKRKNNSSGEN; from the coding sequence TTGCTAACCACTGCCACCATTCCACAACTCATTTACACGCCTCAGCTTCAAGCTGATGCAAAAACGCCAAACATCATTCTGATCATGGCGGACGATATGGGGTATGAGTGTGTCGGAGCGAATGGCGGGGAGACTTACAAAACTCCTCACCTCGACGAGCTTGCTGCCAGTGGGATGCGGTTTGAGAATTGTTTCAGTCAGCCGCTCTGCACCCCGTCTCGCGTGCAGATCATGACGGGAATTTACAATAGTCGAAATTACAAAGAGTTCGGTCTGCTTCCGGAAGGTTCGGTCACATTTGGAAACGTACTCCGCGACGGTGGCTACAACACCTGTATTGTTGGGAAATGGCAATTGAAAGGGGGATTCGAAGGGCCGAACAAATTCGGGTTTGATGAATACTGCCTGTGGCAACTGACCCGCCGAGGCAATCGATATCCCAACCCCGGACTCGAAGTGAATCATCATGAGAAGGATTATAGAAACGGAGAGTACGGACCGGACATCGTCAGCGACTACGCATGTGACTACATCAAACGCAAAGCGGATGATGACAAACCGTTCTTTGTCTACTACCCGATGATTCTGCCTCACTGGCCGTTCGAACCGACTCCTGACTCTGAAGAATGGGACCCGAAGGCCAGAGTGAACGATGACACGGAAAAAGGAGCGAACAAAAAATCGAAGAAGTTCTTTATCGACATGGTTCACTATGTCGACAAGATCGTCGGCAAAATCGTCAAGCAACTTGAAGACTCTGGGGTTCGTGACGAAACCTTAATTCTCTTCACGGGAGACAACGGAACATACGAATCGATCGTCTCGCAGTTTCAAGGTCGCGACTGGCGCGGCGGCAAACGCTACATGACCGACAATGGAACACGCACAACTCTCATCGCCAGTTGGCCCAAAGGGATCACAGCCGGGACCATCAATCGAGACCTGCTCGATTTCTCTGACATCCTTCCGACCCTCGCCGAGGCTGGTGCAGCTGACATTCCAAAGAACTTGAAACTGAGCGGACGAAGCTTCTATCCTCAACTCAAAGGAGAGAAAGGAACGCCCCGTGAATGGGTTTACTGCTGGTACTTCCGAAATGGAACACCGGTTGATGGCGGCCAGAAGCACGCAGCTGGTGAGTTCGCCAGAAATGAGCGATACAAACTCTACAAAACCGGACAGTTCTATGATGTCTCGACGGACTTCTATGAACAATCTCCACTTTCGATCGACAAGCTCAGCGACGAACAAGCCAGTATTCGCAAAAAGTTGCAACAGGTCATCAAAGAACAGACTCGCGAAAACTTTGACAAAAAGAAGAGGAAGAACAACAGCTCTGGCGAGAACTGA
- the cas2 gene encoding CRISPR-associated endonuclease Cas2, giving the protein MRSVYLVAYDISCPKRYRKIYPIMRGYGEALQYSVFRSELTDTELHSLKELLWPLLNHDEDRVMIVDLGPIEGRGDNCVEFWGDPIVTPHERSATII; this is encoded by the coding sequence ATGAGAAGCGTTTACCTTGTTGCCTATGACATTAGTTGCCCCAAGCGATATCGGAAAATTTATCCGATCATGCGTGGCTATGGCGAAGCCCTTCAGTACTCGGTGTTTCGATCTGAACTGACCGACACAGAATTACACTCCCTGAAAGAATTACTCTGGCCGCTACTCAACCATGATGAGGACCGAGTCATGATTGTCGACCTCGGCCCGATTGAAGGTCGTGGAGACAATTGCGTTGAATTTTGGGGCGATCCGATAGTTACTCCGCACGAGAGATCTGCTACAATTATTTAG
- the cas4g/cas1g gene encoding CRISPR-associated endonuclease Cas4g/Cas1g: MIQGPDARASMSSSSSPTTSVSTLQTSDKIPDDALLPVRMLNEFTYCPRLGYLEWVQGEWAENLETRQGSFGHRVVDKADRKQVKPPAKVEPKQQANSPQPDEPDEQIHARSIMLSSDKEGLIAKLDLVELEGDVATPVDYKRGKVPDVPEGAYEPERVQLCAQGLVLRDNGYQCDEGVLYFIASKRRVVIPFDEELVTRTRQLVTDFRATADAGIIPPPLEDSPKCPRCSLVGICLPDETNLLQLEPLTDQDNSDPTRLPTRLPKSTDPPRRLLPAKNNALPLYISEQGAFIGKSAERLTIKLKKEQLASVRMLDVSQICLFGSVMLSAQAISELSRRGIPICHFSYGGWFHSITAGLIHKNIELRIQQYSAAQDDERSLKVAKQLIAGKIKNCRTLLRRHIHDKKSPVLTKLTDYHQRALRVTSKESLLGLEGMAAKEYFADFFQLFPNHPALAVNGRNRRPPRAPVNAVLSFLYSLLSKELTVVLQAVGFDPMLGVFHTPRYGRPSLALDLAEEFRPLLADSAALMVFNNGEVNADSFIQRAGAVAMTPAGRKSVIAAYERRMETEITHPIFGYKICYRRILEVQARLLARHLLGEIPEYPSFVTR; this comes from the coding sequence ATGATTCAAGGGCCTGATGCACGCGCGTCGATGTCGTCGAGTTCTTCTCCGACGACATCTGTTTCCACTCTTCAGACTTCCGACAAGATCCCCGACGATGCTCTACTGCCGGTGAGAATGCTGAACGAATTCACCTACTGCCCACGCTTAGGTTATCTTGAATGGGTGCAGGGGGAATGGGCGGAGAATCTGGAGACTCGGCAAGGTTCCTTCGGACATCGCGTGGTCGATAAAGCCGACCGCAAACAGGTGAAGCCGCCAGCGAAGGTGGAACCGAAACAGCAGGCGAATTCACCTCAACCTGATGAGCCTGACGAACAAATTCATGCCCGCTCGATCATGCTTTCATCCGACAAGGAAGGACTGATCGCCAAGCTCGATCTTGTTGAACTCGAAGGGGATGTTGCAACTCCCGTCGATTATAAACGTGGCAAGGTCCCGGATGTCCCCGAAGGGGCCTACGAGCCCGAGCGCGTCCAGCTCTGTGCGCAAGGTCTCGTATTGCGAGATAACGGTTATCAATGCGACGAAGGAGTCTTGTACTTCATCGCTTCGAAACGGCGAGTGGTCATCCCATTCGATGAGGAACTCGTCACTCGTACACGTCAGCTCGTGACCGACTTCCGTGCGACTGCCGACGCCGGAATCATACCGCCTCCATTAGAAGATAGCCCGAAATGCCCACGCTGTTCTCTGGTTGGAATCTGCTTACCAGACGAAACGAACCTCCTGCAATTGGAACCACTTACAGATCAAGACAACTCCGACCCAACACGACTGCCAACGCGTTTACCAAAATCGACTGATCCACCGCGTCGACTCTTACCCGCCAAAAACAACGCACTTCCGTTATACATTTCCGAGCAGGGAGCCTTCATCGGGAAATCGGCTGAACGATTGACTATCAAGCTGAAAAAAGAGCAACTCGCAAGTGTGCGGATGCTCGACGTCTCACAAATCTGCCTGTTCGGCAGCGTCATGCTCTCAGCACAAGCGATCAGCGAGTTATCCAGACGCGGAATTCCGATCTGTCACTTCTCCTATGGAGGATGGTTTCACAGTATCACGGCCGGGTTGATTCACAAGAATATCGAGCTGCGAATTCAGCAATACTCAGCAGCTCAAGATGATGAGCGTTCACTGAAAGTTGCTAAACAGTTGATCGCTGGCAAAATCAAAAACTGCCGCACTCTTTTACGTCGCCATATCCATGACAAGAAGTCCCCCGTTCTCACGAAACTCACCGACTATCATCAGCGAGCCTTAAGAGTGACATCAAAAGAATCGTTACTTGGGCTGGAAGGAATGGCAGCTAAAGAATACTTCGCTGATTTCTTTCAACTATTCCCCAACCATCCTGCCTTGGCGGTCAATGGACGAAACCGCCGACCTCCGCGAGCCCCAGTAAACGCAGTCCTTTCGTTCCTATACAGCTTGTTATCGAAAGAATTGACTGTTGTGCTACAAGCAGTCGGGTTCGATCCGATGCTCGGCGTGTTTCATACTCCGCGATACGGTCGACCGTCGTTAGCACTGGACCTGGCTGAAGAATTCCGACCGCTTCTCGCTGACTCGGCAGCCCTCATGGTCTTCAACAACGGAGAAGTCAACGCCGATTCCTTCATTCAACGAGCTGGAGCGGTCGCCATGACGCCCGCTGGTCGCAAGAGCGTAATCGCAGCTTACGAGCGACGCATGGAAACAGAAATCACTCATCCAATTTTTGGCTACAAAATCTGCTATCGCCGCATTCTCGAAGTTCAAGCCCGACTGTTAGCCCGACACCTTCTGGGAGAAATCCCTGAGTACCCCAGCTTCGTGACCCGGTAG